The genomic region GCGCCGTACGGAGAGCCGCGCTTCGCGCCCCTGATCCTCGATCGGGTGATGGACCTCAAGGAAGACGGCTCCTTTCGGCTGGACCAGCGTTACTTCGACTACTGCACCGGGCTGCGGATGACGAGCGCCCGCTTCCACGACCTCTTCGGCGGCCCGCCGCGCCGGCCCGACGAGCCGCTGACGCAGCGCCACATGGACCTGGCCGCCTCGGTGCAGGCCGTGACCGACGAGGTGGTGCTGCGCCTCACCCGCGCCATCGCGGACGAAACCGGGGCGAAGAACCTGTGCCTCGCCGGTGGCGTGGCGCTCAACTGCGTGGCCAACGGGCGGGTGCTGCGCGACGGGCGCTTCGAGCGCATCTGGATCCAGCCCGCGGCGGGCGACGCGGGGGGCGCGCTGGGCGCGGCGCTGGCGGCGTACCACGGCTTCCACGGCGGCGCGCGCGAGCCGGCCGCGGGGCTGGACGCCATGCACGGCAGCTACCTGGGCCCATCGTACGGCCAGCGCGACGTGGAGCGGGGTCTGCGTGAGGCGGGGGCGCGCTTCACCCTGCTGGACGACTCGGAGCTGATCGCGCGCACGGTGGATGCGCTGGAGGCGGGGAAGGCGGTGGGATGGTTCCAGGGGCGGATGGAGTTCGGGCCGCGGGCGCTGGGTGCCCGCTCCATTCTGGCCGATCCCCGCTCGCCGGAGATGCAGCGGCGGCTCAACCTGCAGGTGAAGTTCCGCGAGTCGTTCCGCCCTTTCGCGCCTTCGGTGCTGCGCGAGGACGTGGCCGAGTGGTTCGACCTGGACGTCGACAGCCCCTACATGCTTCTGGTGGCGGAGGTGGCCGCCAGCCGCCGGCGCCCGCCCGCGCCCGGCGAGGACGCCCTCTTCGGCATCGACCGGCTGAACGCCGCCCGCTCGACGATCCCGGCCGTCACGCACGTGGACCACTCCGCACGCATCCAGACGGTGCACCGCGAGA from Longimicrobium sp. harbors:
- a CDS encoding carbamoyltransferase, which encodes MRIAGISAYYHDSAAALVHDGRVVAAAQEERFTRRRHDARFPRNALLYCLSEAGISLDEVDYVAFYDKPLLKFERLLETYLAFAPRGFASFRRAMPLWIREKLFQKDLLARELRSLAPGTRWEERLLFGEHHLSHAASAFYPSPFHEAAVLTMDGVGEWATTSVGHGAGNRLEITREIHFPHSLGLLYSAFTYYTGFRVNSGEYKVMGLAPYGEPRFAPLILDRVMDLKEDGSFRLDQRYFDYCTGLRMTSARFHDLFGGPPRRPDEPLTQRHMDLAASVQAVTDEVVLRLTRAIADETGAKNLCLAGGVALNCVANGRVLRDGRFERIWIQPAAGDAGGALGAALAAYHGFHGGAREPAAGLDAMHGSYLGPSYGQRDVERGLREAGARFTLLDDSELIARTVDALEAGKAVGWFQGRMEFGPRALGARSILADPRSPEMQRRLNLQVKFRESFRPFAPSVLREDVAEWFDLDVDSPYMLLVAEVAASRRRPPAPGEDALFGIDRLNAARSTIPAVTHVDHSARIQTVHRETNPRYHALLTAWKERTGCPVLVNTSFNVRGEPIVLSPLDAFRCFMGTDIDVLAAENCFLLREEQDPALRLSYRDAFEAD